One genomic segment of Vespa velutina chromosome 10, iVesVel2.1, whole genome shotgun sequence includes these proteins:
- the LOC124952426 gene encoding synaptic vesicle glycoprotein 2C-like: MVNQITSISFIVDNSNGSKEGSADFEKAIRYCGYGKFHYGLMLLCGMMFLSVGFQNSINAYILPSAECDLKLSSADKGLLNVAFLVGGVISSIFWGIFADAYGRRNVLLVTFMIDSIFSIISSFSQSFNSLLIFRAINGFTIGAPGSLIYTYLGEFQSEKYRSKSICYVGFFWTLSWLILPGLAWIIIPLSISIEFNGISYNSWRLLLASIGLPTFFVALVTLTYPESPKFLLSRGKTEEALRILKKIYAINTGKREENYPVKTLLSESTMNTRKEGSSLSVFGLFTILLKNIWSQIRSISSFPLLKYAILCWTIYFTNMFGYYGLGLWLPELFNRFEIYQKLHPNVTITVCELIRKTDILNHSNIKSTTLNESVILHPLMNATEKCVSTMDKKVFTNALTINAVCLLGNIASGYFADRVGRRTIPVTTMLIAGVFGFATYFVKSSLQILVVTCLFSLTIATANFVIGSVVVDIFPTHVGAIAICMMTCFGRIGAIASNLAFGMLLDISCEVPIFLVGSIVIAGGILGLLLPKKNS; this comes from the exons ATAATAGTAATGGATCCAAAGAGGGAAGCGCAGATTTTGAAAAAGCCATCAGATATTGcg gatacGGAAAGTTTCATTATGGCTTGATGTTACTCTGCGGTATGATGTTCCTCTCCGTTGGTTTTCAAAATAGTATAAATGCTTACATCTTACCTTCGGCCGAATGCGATTTGAAATTGTCTTCCGCAGATAAAGGTCTCTTAAACGTCGCCTTTCTCGTGG gTGGAGTTATCAGTTCAATCTTTTGGGGTATCTTCGCGGATGCTTACGGTAGAAGAAACGTCCTTTTGGTGACCTTTATGATTGATagcattttttcaattatctcgAGTTTCTCTCAAAGCTTCAACAGTTTACTGATCTTTCGTGCAATTAATGGTTTCAC AATCGGTGCTCCTGGATCATTGATCTACACTTATCTCGGTGAATTTCAATCGGAAAAGTATAGATCTAAAAGCATCTGTTACGTTGGCTTCTTCTGGACTCTCTCTTGGCTCATATTACCTG GTCTCGCCTGGATAATAATACCACTTTCGATTTCCATCGAGTTCAACGGTATCTCTTATAATTCTTGGAGACTTTTATTAGCATCGATCGGCTTACCAACATTTTTCGTAGCTCTTGTTACTTTAACTTATCCGGAAAGTCCCAAATTTTTGCTTTCACGAGGCAAGACCGAAGAAGCATtgagaattttaaaaaaaatttatgccATCAATACCGgtaaaagagaggagaatTATCCG gtGAAAACTCTTTTGTCTGAAAGTACAATGAACACAAGAAAAGAAGGATCTTCTTTATCAGTATTTGGATTGTTTACAATCTTATTGAAAAACATTTGGTCTCAAATTCGATCAATCTCCTCGTTTCCACTTTTAAAATATGCCATACTCTGTTGGACGATATATTTCACTAATATGTTTGG ATATTACGGATTGGGTCTCTGGCTTCCTGAGCTCTTCAATCGTTTTGagatatatcaaaaattacaTCCAAACGTAACGATAACCGTTTGCgaattgataagaaaaacagatatattaaatcattcgaACATTAAATCAACAACGTTAAATGAATCTGTAATTCTTCATCCATTGATGAACGCGACGGAGAAATGTGTTAGTACGATGGATAAAAAGGTTTTTACTAATGCCTTAACGATCAATGCCGTTTGTTTATTGGGAAATATAGCATCTGGTTATTTCGCAGATCGGGTTGGTCGTCGAACAATACCAg tAACTACTATGTTGATAGCTGGTGTCTTTGGATTTGCAACTTACTTCGTCAAATCTTCCTTACAAATTCTCGTAGTGACCTGTCTGTTTTCACTGACAATAGCCACGGCAAATTTTGTAATAGGAAGCGTTGTGGTCGATATTTTTCCAACGCACGTAGGAGCGATAGCTATCTGCATGATGACATGCTTTGGTAGGATCGGTGCCATCGCAAGTAATTTGGCCTTTGGTATGCTTCTCGATATCAGTTGCGAGGTGCCAATTTTCTTAGTGGGCAGCATCGTTATTG CCGGAGGCATCCTAGGATTGTtgttaccaaaaaaaaatagctgA